The Nitrosomonas communis genome has a segment encoding these proteins:
- the shc gene encoding squalene--hopene cyclase, giving the protein MGQWLKSGNLTIDEMNTSKLNNAISSARNALYSVQEKNGHWCFPLEADCTIPAEYILMMHFMDEVDTVLEYKLARFIREQQNMTHGGWALYYGGAFDQSCSIKAYYALKLVGDSSDAPHMVRARSAILSHGGAARANVFTRLLLAMYGQIPWRGVPFVPAEIILFPRWFLFHLSKVAYWSRTVMIPLSILCSLKAKAANPRNIHVRELFTVPPEEEQDYFPVRTPLNRFFLYMERLGSKLEPLIPTFVRKKALHRAEQWVIERLNGECGLGAIFPAMVNAYEALALLGYAYDHPYRQQCRLALQGLLVDEGERAWCQPCTSPVWDTVLACLALQEDRDADQRPVRRALDWLITHQILDAPGDWRERRPDVPGGGWAFQYANPHYPDLDDTAAAAWALHQAGSADYQENVQRAANWLAGMQSSNGGFAAFDIDNTYYYLNEVPFADHGALLDPPSSDVTARCAGFLAMYGDQQHTQAVERGLAYLFSEQESSGAWFGRWGSNYIYGTWSVLEAMRLANVDKEHPAIRRAVEWLKSVQRDDGGWGETNDTYFDPQRAGQFEQSTSFQTAWALLGLMAAGEIHSQTVEKGINYLLKTQNTDGLWYEPWFTAPGFPRVFYLKYHGYSKYFPLWALIRYRALTGRNPS; this is encoded by the coding sequence ATGGGTCAATGGCTGAAATCAGGCAATTTGACTATAGACGAAATGAATACATCCAAGCTGAATAACGCCATTTCTTCAGCACGCAACGCATTATATTCTGTACAAGAAAAAAATGGTCACTGGTGTTTTCCATTAGAAGCAGATTGTACGATTCCTGCAGAATACATCCTGATGATGCATTTTATGGATGAAGTCGATACCGTTCTCGAATACAAGTTAGCTCGCTTTATTCGTGAGCAACAAAATATGACCCACGGTGGCTGGGCGCTTTATTATGGCGGCGCATTTGATCAAAGCTGTAGTATCAAGGCTTATTATGCACTGAAGCTTGTGGGAGATTCTTCCGATGCTCCGCACATGGTGCGTGCTCGCTCTGCTATTCTGTCGCATGGTGGGGCGGCGCGCGCCAATGTGTTTACTCGACTATTGCTTGCCATGTATGGCCAGATACCGTGGCGAGGTGTTCCATTTGTTCCTGCAGAGATTATTTTGTTCCCGCGCTGGTTTCTTTTCCATCTTAGCAAAGTGGCGTATTGGTCGCGTACTGTCATGATTCCACTTTCTATTCTCTGCTCTTTAAAAGCCAAGGCGGCTAATCCAAGAAATATCCATGTTAGGGAGTTATTCACGGTTCCACCCGAAGAAGAACAGGATTATTTCCCAGTCCGTACTCCGCTTAATCGATTTTTTTTGTATATGGAGCGCTTGGGCTCAAAGCTTGAACCGCTGATTCCAACCTTTGTACGGAAAAAAGCATTACATCGTGCAGAACAATGGGTGATCGAGCGTCTTAATGGGGAATGTGGTTTAGGAGCCATTTTTCCAGCTATGGTCAATGCCTATGAGGCTCTGGCGCTGCTCGGCTATGCCTATGATCATCCCTATCGCCAGCAATGCCGCTTAGCACTTCAGGGATTGCTGGTTGATGAAGGTGAGCGTGCATGGTGTCAGCCTTGCACCTCTCCAGTTTGGGATACTGTTTTGGCCTGTCTTGCTTTACAGGAGGATCGCGATGCTGATCAACGACCAGTTCGACGAGCCCTTGACTGGCTCATTACTCATCAAATACTGGACGCCCCAGGTGATTGGCGTGAGCGACGGCCAGATGTACCGGGCGGTGGCTGGGCATTTCAATATGCTAATCCGCATTATCCGGATCTGGATGATACCGCTGCGGCCGCCTGGGCGTTGCATCAAGCTGGCTCCGCTGATTATCAAGAAAATGTACAGCGTGCAGCCAACTGGCTTGCTGGTATGCAATCTAGTAATGGTGGCTTTGCCGCTTTCGATATTGATAATACTTATTATTATCTCAATGAGGTGCCTTTTGCAGACCACGGTGCTTTGCTTGACCCACCCTCTAGCGACGTGACCGCTCGATGTGCCGGTTTTCTGGCAATGTATGGCGATCAGCAACATACGCAGGCAGTGGAACGTGGTCTGGCCTATCTATTTAGCGAACAAGAATCCAGTGGTGCTTGGTTTGGTCGATGGGGCAGCAATTATATTTATGGCACTTGGTCGGTATTAGAAGCCATGCGGCTGGCAAATGTTGACAAGGAGCATCCGGCCATCCGTCGTGCGGTAGAGTGGTTAAAATCTGTTCAGCGGGATGATGGTGGCTGGGGCGAAACCAATGATACGTATTTTGATCCTCAGCGCGCCGGACAATTTGAGCAGAGTACCTCATTTCAGACAGCTTGGGCATTACTTGGTCTGATGGCTGCTGGAGAAATACACAGCCAGACAGTTGAGAAAGGAATTAATTATTTGCTTAAGACGCAGAATACTGATGGATTATGGTACGAACCATGGTTCACGGCACCAGGTTTTCCGCGTGTGTTTTATTTGAAATATCACGGTTATTCAAAGTATTTTCCCTTGTGGGCGTTGATACGATATCGTGCGCTGACTGGGAGAAACCCCTCGTGA